The Pectobacterium carotovorum genome includes the window CACGTCCATCATGTGATAGAGCGCTTTCATATCCTCGGACATGAAGTTCTGAACCGAATTGATCTGGTGATCGATGAAATGCTTTATGCCGTTGACATCACGGGTAAATCCCCGCACGCGGTAGTCGATGGTCACAATATCGGATTCAAGCTGGTGGATGAGGTAGTTCAGCGCCTTCAGCGGTGAAATCACGCCACAGGTAGACACTTCGATATCTGCGCGGAAGGTACAAAGCCCGCCTTCCGGATGGCTTTCTGGATAGGTATGAACACAGATATGGCTTTTATCCAGATGCGCGACGACGGAATTGGGCAGCGGCCCAGGGTGTTCTGAGGTATCGACATCTCGCGGATCGATGGGTTCTTCGCTGACCAGAATGGTCACGCTAGCACCTTGTGGTTCATAGTCCTGACGTGCGATGTTAAGGACATTGGCACCGATAATTGAGCAGGTTTCAGTGAGGATTTCTGTTAAACGGTTAGCGTTATATTGCTCGTCGATATAGGCGATATAACCGTCACGATCGTCGGCCGTTTTGGTGTAACAGATATCGTAGATACAAAAACTCAGGCTTTTCGTCAGGTTGTTAAAGCCGTGTAGTTTCAGCTTGTGCAATTTACGTCACCCCCTTGTGGTTGTGTGATTACCCTAAGTGATGGATTATTGCGCATTCTGTAGCGCGTTCAGCAGGTACTGTGGCAGAGCAAAACTGCCGATGTGAACATCAGGCGTGTAATAGCGACAGGTAATCCCTGATTGCGCAAAGC containing:
- the speD gene encoding adenosylmethionine decarboxylase, with the protein product MHKLKLHGFNNLTKSLSFCIYDICYTKTADDRDGYIAYIDEQYNANRLTEILTETCSIIGANVLNIARQDYEPQGASVTILVSEEPIDPRDVDTSEHPGPLPNSVVAHLDKSHICVHTYPESHPEGGLCTFRADIEVSTCGVISPLKALNYLIHQLESDIVTIDYRVRGFTRDVNGIKHFIDHQINSVQNFMSEDMKALYHMMDVNVYQENIFHTKMLLKDFDLKHYLFNVSPEELSAAERKRITDLLYHEMQEIYYGRNLPVL